The Brachyhypopomus gauderio isolate BG-103 chromosome 1, BGAUD_0.2, whole genome shotgun sequence genome includes a window with the following:
- the ccne1 gene encoding G1/S-specific cyclin-E1, with protein MPNKKILNADLKCTTDGPRNTNARARKRKADVAVHLQDPDEELAEMTKKKQCPPQTCWSSCTGYPSPCSRIPVPEEVEEPVGISSMGFTQYTSRNVFITPTRPTPLPSLCWASKDDVWNNLLRKETLYAHNTHVMERHPALQPKMRAILLDWLMEVCEVYKLHRETFYLGQDYFDRFMATQENVLKTTLQLIGIAALFIAAKMEEIYPPKVHQFAYVTDGACTEEEILDMEVIIMKELNWSLSPLTPVAWLNIYMQMAYLKESVAVLVPQYPQSTFVQITELLNLCILDLKSLEFSYSLLAASALFHFSSLELVMKVSGLKWCDVESCVRWMVPFAMAIREVGSSSLKMFKGIAADDAHNIQTHVPYLDWLGKVYTYQLVDVEHSQRSQVPSGVLTPPPSSEKPEGSLS; from the exons ATGCCAAATAAGAAAAT ACTCAACGCAGACCTGAAGTGTACTACGGATGGACCGAGGAACACGAATGCGCGGGCAAGGAAGAGAAAGGCAGACGTTGCAGTA CATTTACAAGATCCAGACGAGGAACTCGCGGAGATGACTAAGAAGAAGCAGTGTCCACCGCAG ACCTGCTGGAGTTCCTGTACAGGTTATCCAAGCCCGTGTAGTCGGATTCCAGTGCCAGAAGAGGTTGAGGAACCGGTTGGCATCAGCAGTATGGGATTCACCCAGTACACCTCCAGAAACGTCTTCATTACCCCCACACGGCCAACTCCTCTGCCCTCTCTCTG TTGGGCAAGTAAAGATGATGTGTGGAACAACCTGCTTAGGAAAGAGACCCTCTATGCTCACAACACCCACGTTATGGAGAGACACCCTGCTCTTCAACCCAAAATGAGGGCTATTCTACTGGATTGGCTCATGGAG GTTTGCGAAGTCTACAAACTCCACAGAGAAACGTTTTATTTGGGGCAGGACTACTTTGATCGCTTCATGGCCACTCAAGAAAACGTGCTGAAGACGACCCTGCAGCTCATCGGCATTGCTGCACTCTTCATTGCTGCCAAAATGGAG GAAATCTACCCTCCCAAAGTTCACCAGTTTGCGTACGTTACTGATGGAGCTTGCACAGAAGAAGAGATCCTTGATATGGAGGTCATCATAATGAAG GAACTGAACTGGAGCCTCAGCCCCCTGACCCCAGTGGCGTGGCTCAACATCTACATGCAGATGGCCTACCTGAAGGAGAGCGTTGCCGTCCTTGTGCCTCAGTACCCACAGTCCACGTTTGTGCAGATCACTGAG ctcctgaacttgtGCATCTTGGATCTAAAGAGCCTTGAGTTCTCCTACAGTTTGCTGGCAGCTTCAGCCCTGTTCCATTTCTCCTCCTTGGAGCTGGTCATGAAGGTCTCAG ggctgaagtggtgtgatgtggagtcgTGTGTGAGATGGATGGTGCCGTTTGCCATGGCAATCCGTGAAGTAGGCAGCTCCTCGCTCAAGATGTTCAAAGGCATCGCAGCAGATGACGCACACAACATCCAAACCCACGTACCATACCTGGACTGgctg GGGAAAGTCTACACATATCAGCTTGTGGATGTGGAACACAGCCAGAGGTCCCAGGTTCCCTCTGGAGTGCTCACTCCACCTCCCAGCAGTGAGAAGCCCGAAGGCTCACTCTCCTGA
- the LOC143510915 gene encoding uncharacterized protein F13E9.13, mitochondrial isoform X1: MLSQNELLSAKTATCRAGAICGSFCPDGRRLIEYGGVVSTPLSRATIPEIIEEVCREADIYHHAGLDGLIIENMHDVPYVFDVGPEVCASMTAVCAAVRSLYPSLPIGVQILSAANQTALAVALAAVQSPGLDFIRAEGFVFSHVADEGLLNACAGALLRYRRQIGAEHIQIFTDIKKKHSAHALTADVSIAETARAAELFLSDGLIVTGPATGVQADPAELNEVIHSTRLPVLIGSGVTIDNVEHYLDANAMIIGSYFKRCGRWDCDVDPERTRRFMEKIHSLRK; this comes from the exons ATGCTCTCTCAAAATGAACTTCTATCAGCCAAAACTGCTACTtgtcgcgctggtgctatttgTGGCTCATTCTGTCCCGACGGACGGAGGCTGATTGAGTACGGCGGGGTTGTGA GCACCCCTTTGAGTAGAGCCACTATTCCCGAGATAATCGAAGAAGTCTGTCGGGAAGCGGACATTTACCATCACGCAGGCCTC GATGGGCTGATTATTGAGAACATGCATGATGTCCCTTACGTGTTCGACGTGGGTCCAGAGGTGTGTGCGTCCATGACGGCCGTGTGTGCTGCAGTGAGGAGCCTTTATCCCTCTCTGCCCATCGGTGTACAGATACTATCTGCTGCCAACCAGACTGCTCTAGCGGTGGCTCTTGCTGCAG TACAATCTCCAGGGCTGGATTTCATCCGAGCGGAGGGCTTCGTGTTTTCCCATGTTGCTGATGAAGGTCTCCTGAATGCATGTGCTGGAGCACTGTTGCGTTACCGCAGGCAGATTGGAGCAGAGCACATTCAGATCTTCACCGACATCAAGAAGAAACACAG TGCTCATGCGTTGACTGCAGACGTGAGCATCGCTGAGACGGCCCGAGCTGCTGAACTCTTCCTGTCAGACGGCCTGATCGTCACAGGACCTGCCACTGGCGTTCAGGCAGATCCCGCTGAGCTGAACG AGGTTATTCACTCTACAAGACTCCCTGTGCTGATTGGCTCAGGGGTGACAATTGACAATGTGGAACACTACCTGGATGCCAATGCCATGATCATTGGCTCCTATTTTAAGAGATGTGGTCGTTGGGACTGTGATGTGGATCCAGAGAGGACGAGAAGGTTTATGGAGAAAATCCACAGTCTTCGCAAGTGA
- the LOC143510915 gene encoding uncharacterized protein F13E9.13, mitochondrial isoform X2: protein MLSQNELLSAKTATCRAGAICGSFCPDGRRLIEYGGVVSTPLSRATIPEIIEEVCREADIYHHAGLDGLIIENMHDVPYVFDVGPEVCASMTAVCAAVRSLYPSLPIGVQILSAANQTALAVALAAGLDFIRAEGFVFSHVADEGLLNACAGALLRYRRQIGAEHIQIFTDIKKKHSAHALTADVSIAETARAAELFLSDGLIVTGPATGVQADPAELNEVIHSTRLPVLIGSGVTIDNVEHYLDANAMIIGSYFKRCGRWDCDVDPERTRRFMEKIHSLRK, encoded by the exons ATGCTCTCTCAAAATGAACTTCTATCAGCCAAAACTGCTACTtgtcgcgctggtgctatttgTGGCTCATTCTGTCCCGACGGACGGAGGCTGATTGAGTACGGCGGGGTTGTGA GCACCCCTTTGAGTAGAGCCACTATTCCCGAGATAATCGAAGAAGTCTGTCGGGAAGCGGACATTTACCATCACGCAGGCCTC GATGGGCTGATTATTGAGAACATGCATGATGTCCCTTACGTGTTCGACGTGGGTCCAGAGGTGTGTGCGTCCATGACGGCCGTGTGTGCTGCAGTGAGGAGCCTTTATCCCTCTCTGCCCATCGGTGTACAGATACTATCTGCTGCCAACCAGACTGCTCTAGCGGTGGCTCTTGCTGCAG GGCTGGATTTCATCCGAGCGGAGGGCTTCGTGTTTTCCCATGTTGCTGATGAAGGTCTCCTGAATGCATGTGCTGGAGCACTGTTGCGTTACCGCAGGCAGATTGGAGCAGAGCACATTCAGATCTTCACCGACATCAAGAAGAAACACAG TGCTCATGCGTTGACTGCAGACGTGAGCATCGCTGAGACGGCCCGAGCTGCTGAACTCTTCCTGTCAGACGGCCTGATCGTCACAGGACCTGCCACTGGCGTTCAGGCAGATCCCGCTGAGCTGAACG AGGTTATTCACTCTACAAGACTCCCTGTGCTGATTGGCTCAGGGGTGACAATTGACAATGTGGAACACTACCTGGATGCCAATGCCATGATCATTGGCTCCTATTTTAAGAGATGTGGTCGTTGGGACTGTGATGTGGATCCAGAGAGGACGAGAAGGTTTATGGAGAAAATCCACAGTCTTCGCAAGTGA
- the LOC143510915 gene encoding uncharacterized protein F13E9.13, mitochondrial isoform X3, producing MKFLNLFGRLKTNIIGMVHVRALPGTPLSRATIPEIIEEVCREADIYHHAGLDGLIIENMHDVPYVFDVGPEVCASMTAVCAAVRSLYPSLPIGVQILSAANQTALAVALAAVQSPGLDFIRAEGFVFSHVADEGLLNACAGALLRYRRQIGAEHIQIFTDIKKKHSAHALTADVSIAETARAAELFLSDGLIVTGPATGVQADPAELNEVIHSTRLPVLIGSGVTIDNVEHYLDANAMIIGSYFKRCGRWDCDVDPERTRRFMEKIHSLRK from the exons ATGAAGTTTTTAAACCTTTTCGGACGTTTGAAAACAAACATAATTGGCATGGTTCATGTGCGAGCCTTACCTG GCACCCCTTTGAGTAGAGCCACTATTCCCGAGATAATCGAAGAAGTCTGTCGGGAAGCGGACATTTACCATCACGCAGGCCTC GATGGGCTGATTATTGAGAACATGCATGATGTCCCTTACGTGTTCGACGTGGGTCCAGAGGTGTGTGCGTCCATGACGGCCGTGTGTGCTGCAGTGAGGAGCCTTTATCCCTCTCTGCCCATCGGTGTACAGATACTATCTGCTGCCAACCAGACTGCTCTAGCGGTGGCTCTTGCTGCAG TACAATCTCCAGGGCTGGATTTCATCCGAGCGGAGGGCTTCGTGTTTTCCCATGTTGCTGATGAAGGTCTCCTGAATGCATGTGCTGGAGCACTGTTGCGTTACCGCAGGCAGATTGGAGCAGAGCACATTCAGATCTTCACCGACATCAAGAAGAAACACAG TGCTCATGCGTTGACTGCAGACGTGAGCATCGCTGAGACGGCCCGAGCTGCTGAACTCTTCCTGTCAGACGGCCTGATCGTCACAGGACCTGCCACTGGCGTTCAGGCAGATCCCGCTGAGCTGAACG AGGTTATTCACTCTACAAGACTCCCTGTGCTGATTGGCTCAGGGGTGACAATTGACAATGTGGAACACTACCTGGATGCCAATGCCATGATCATTGGCTCCTATTTTAAGAGATGTGGTCGTTGGGACTGTGATGTGGATCCAGAGAGGACGAGAAGGTTTATGGAGAAAATCCACAGTCTTCGCAAGTGA
- the LOC143510915 gene encoding uncharacterized protein F13E9.13, mitochondrial isoform X4: MKFLNLFGRLKTNIIGMVHVRALPGTPLSRATIPEIIEEVCREADIYHHAGLDGLIIENMHDVPYVFDVGPEVCASMTAVCAAVRSLYPSLPIGVQILSAANQTALAVALAAGLDFIRAEGFVFSHVADEGLLNACAGALLRYRRQIGAEHIQIFTDIKKKHSAHALTADVSIAETARAAELFLSDGLIVTGPATGVQADPAELNEVIHSTRLPVLIGSGVTIDNVEHYLDANAMIIGSYFKRCGRWDCDVDPERTRRFMEKIHSLRK, from the exons ATGAAGTTTTTAAACCTTTTCGGACGTTTGAAAACAAACATAATTGGCATGGTTCATGTGCGAGCCTTACCTG GCACCCCTTTGAGTAGAGCCACTATTCCCGAGATAATCGAAGAAGTCTGTCGGGAAGCGGACATTTACCATCACGCAGGCCTC GATGGGCTGATTATTGAGAACATGCATGATGTCCCTTACGTGTTCGACGTGGGTCCAGAGGTGTGTGCGTCCATGACGGCCGTGTGTGCTGCAGTGAGGAGCCTTTATCCCTCTCTGCCCATCGGTGTACAGATACTATCTGCTGCCAACCAGACTGCTCTAGCGGTGGCTCTTGCTGCAG GGCTGGATTTCATCCGAGCGGAGGGCTTCGTGTTTTCCCATGTTGCTGATGAAGGTCTCCTGAATGCATGTGCTGGAGCACTGTTGCGTTACCGCAGGCAGATTGGAGCAGAGCACATTCAGATCTTCACCGACATCAAGAAGAAACACAG TGCTCATGCGTTGACTGCAGACGTGAGCATCGCTGAGACGGCCCGAGCTGCTGAACTCTTCCTGTCAGACGGCCTGATCGTCACAGGACCTGCCACTGGCGTTCAGGCAGATCCCGCTGAGCTGAACG AGGTTATTCACTCTACAAGACTCCCTGTGCTGATTGGCTCAGGGGTGACAATTGACAATGTGGAACACTACCTGGATGCCAATGCCATGATCATTGGCTCCTATTTTAAGAGATGTGGTCGTTGGGACTGTGATGTGGATCCAGAGAGGACGAGAAGGTTTATGGAGAAAATCCACAGTCTTCGCAAGTGA
- the LOC143510915 gene encoding uncharacterized protein F13E9.13, mitochondrial isoform X5 → MHISTTGLCLLLEDGLIIENMHDVPYVFDVGPEVCASMTAVCAAVRSLYPSLPIGVQILSAANQTALAVALAAVQSPGLDFIRAEGFVFSHVADEGLLNACAGALLRYRRQIGAEHIQIFTDIKKKHSAHALTADVSIAETARAAELFLSDGLIVTGPATGVQADPAELNEVIHSTRLPVLIGSGVTIDNVEHYLDANAMIIGSYFKRCGRWDCDVDPERTRRFMEKIHSLRK, encoded by the exons ATGCATATCTCAACCACaggcctgtgtctgctgttaGAG GATGGGCTGATTATTGAGAACATGCATGATGTCCCTTACGTGTTCGACGTGGGTCCAGAGGTGTGTGCGTCCATGACGGCCGTGTGTGCTGCAGTGAGGAGCCTTTATCCCTCTCTGCCCATCGGTGTACAGATACTATCTGCTGCCAACCAGACTGCTCTAGCGGTGGCTCTTGCTGCAG TACAATCTCCAGGGCTGGATTTCATCCGAGCGGAGGGCTTCGTGTTTTCCCATGTTGCTGATGAAGGTCTCCTGAATGCATGTGCTGGAGCACTGTTGCGTTACCGCAGGCAGATTGGAGCAGAGCACATTCAGATCTTCACCGACATCAAGAAGAAACACAG TGCTCATGCGTTGACTGCAGACGTGAGCATCGCTGAGACGGCCCGAGCTGCTGAACTCTTCCTGTCAGACGGCCTGATCGTCACAGGACCTGCCACTGGCGTTCAGGCAGATCCCGCTGAGCTGAACG AGGTTATTCACTCTACAAGACTCCCTGTGCTGATTGGCTCAGGGGTGACAATTGACAATGTGGAACACTACCTGGATGCCAATGCCATGATCATTGGCTCCTATTTTAAGAGATGTGGTCGTTGGGACTGTGATGTGGATCCAGAGAGGACGAGAAGGTTTATGGAGAAAATCCACAGTCTTCGCAAGTGA
- the LOC143510943 gene encoding tumor protein p53-inducible nuclear protein 2 isoform X1, which translates to MILSITICEARRRLFKKMIGKIFAHFLGNAEEGTDLVMENESCEELLECEDGEWVIINIQENQCVGLTQEDPLENLLIEHPSMSVYQMRRQRFKEEDSCDEDDDSPRPVPVRHVSWQMAECGLPQPCRPLLLSVQRARTYAEHRKLNRNALNRHNMTRTRSSPTDRRYGHFKQPTQRLYNY; encoded by the exons ATGATCTTAAGT ATTACCATTTGCGAGGCAAGACGACGACTATTTAAAAAGATGATTGGTAAAATATTTGCCCATTTCCTTGGCAACGCAGAGGAGGGAACGGATTTGGTCATGGAGAATGAGAGCTGTGAGGAGCTGCTGGAGTGTGAAGATGGTGAATGGGTCATCATTAATATACAAG AGAACCAGTGTGTAGGCCTCACTCAGGAAGATCCCCTGGAGAACCTGCTCATTGAGCACCCCAGCATGTCTGTGTATCAGATGCGTCGGCAGAGATTTAAGGAGGAAGACAGTTGTGATGAAGATGACGACTCTCCCAG gccaGTGCCGGTCAGGCACGTTTCATGGCAGATGGCAGAATGTGGCCTACCTCAACCCTGCCGGCCCCTACTACTCTCTGTGCAGCGTGCCAGAACTTATGCAGAGCACAGAAAGTTGAACCGTAATGCCCTCAACAGGCACAACATGACCAGGACACGCTCCTCACCAACGGACCGCCGCTACGGACACTTTAAACAGCCTACTCAACGTCTGTACAACTACTGA
- the LOC143510943 gene encoding tumor protein p53-inducible nuclear protein 2 isoform X2, with product MIGKIFAHFLGNAEEGTDLVMENESCEELLECEDGEWVIINIQENQCVGLTQEDPLENLLIEHPSMSVYQMRRQRFKEEDSCDEDDDSPRPVPVRHVSWQMAECGLPQPCRPLLLSVQRARTYAEHRKLNRNALNRHNMTRTRSSPTDRRYGHFKQPTQRLYNY from the exons ATGATTGGTAAAATATTTGCCCATTTCCTTGGCAACGCAGAGGAGGGAACGGATTTGGTCATGGAGAATGAGAGCTGTGAGGAGCTGCTGGAGTGTGAAGATGGTGAATGGGTCATCATTAATATACAAG AGAACCAGTGTGTAGGCCTCACTCAGGAAGATCCCCTGGAGAACCTGCTCATTGAGCACCCCAGCATGTCTGTGTATCAGATGCGTCGGCAGAGATTTAAGGAGGAAGACAGTTGTGATGAAGATGACGACTCTCCCAG gccaGTGCCGGTCAGGCACGTTTCATGGCAGATGGCAGAATGTGGCCTACCTCAACCCTGCCGGCCCCTACTACTCTCTGTGCAGCGTGCCAGAACTTATGCAGAGCACAGAAAGTTGAACCGTAATGCCCTCAACAGGCACAACATGACCAGGACACGCTCCTCACCAACGGACCGCCGCTACGGACACTTTAAACAGCCTACTCAACGTCTGTACAACTACTGA
- the LOC143510955 gene encoding protein C19orf12 homolog, translating into MAQRVEDIMRLCCEVSANRQMKAAVKNSGKGAAVAGGSAFVGGLLAGPPGIALGGAIGGLLGCWMTSGQFRPVPQIIMELPPQQQQKLFSDVMAVLGTLDWTDVAQLLMMVMGNVSLQEQIAAAVLSYVTKELRAEVRYGD; encoded by the exons ATGGCCCAGCGAGTGGAAGATATTATGAGACTGTGCTGTGAGGTATCAGCAAACCGGCAGATGAAGGCAGCAGTGAAGAACTCTGGGAAGGGTGCTGCTGTTGCTGGAGGAAGCGCGTTTGTAGGGGGCCTGCTGGCAGGACCACCAGGGATCGCTCTGG GAGGGGCCATTGGGGGTCTCCTGGGGTGCTGGATGACTAGTGGTCAGTTTAGACCTGTCCCTCAGATCATCATGGAGCTACCCCCTCAACAGCAGCAGAAACTTTTCTCTGACGTGATGGCAGTTTTAGGCACACTAGACTGGACAGATGTGGCTCAGCTGCTGATGATGGTCATGGGCAATGTGAGTCTACAGGAGCAGATCGCAGCTGCTGTTCTCAGCTATGTCACCAAGGAGCTGAGAGCTGAGGTGCGGTATGGAGATTGA